The window TAATGATTTTATTCGTTTTATTAAGAGATGAGCCGTTAAAGTTAATGAAAGAAAATAGTCATTTAAAGATCTCACCTTTTTCAAAGTGGCTAATGAAGGGCTTAAAACCATTTAAATTTGAGACTCGTTTTAAATATTCATTAGCTTTTCGAAATATCGGAAAGATTTTATCATTGTTTAGTGTCGTTTTTATCGCAAGTATTTTTCTTGTATTTGCATCTATCGCCTTTAAATCAGTGGAAAATATTGTGGATAAAGCTTTTAGATATGTGAATTATAGTTATCAAGTCAAATATAATAAGTTAATCCAAGAGCCTTTAGATAATTTTGAAACTCCTTTTTTAGAATATACTGTACAGCCACTTTTAGATGGAAAGAGTACTGTTTTTTGTCTTTATGGAATTGAACCATATAATTTCATGAATCCTCTTTATGATGCAAATGGAACAGATATTACGTCACTAACGGCAGAGGGATTAATTATTAATCAATTTATCGCAACTGCCTACTCGCTATCTGTTGGAGATGAACTGACGCTTGAAGTTAAAGGAAAAACTTTATCGTTTCCTATTGTGGGGATTGTTGATCATTATAACGGCCCAATGGCTTATACAAGTTTAGCTTCTTTAGGTCAAAGATTAGGTGTTGAACCAACTGCTTATAATGGTAAATGGAGTCATGAACGTCCGACAAGCGATAAAAATATCTCCTATATCTTTTCTGTTGATGATTTACAAAAAAACATTGAAGTTGGGATGGAGATGATTCGGCTTTCTTTAATGATGATGGTTGTGATTGCTTCAATTTTAGGTAGTTTGATGATGATTTTAATTACGATGTTTATTATTGATGAAAATCAAAAACAGATTTCAATTTTAAAAGTGATGGGCTATAAAGAAAAAGAAATTTCAAAAATGGTTCTAACTATTTATTTTCCTTTTGTTATTTTTGCTTATTTATTAAGTATTCCTGTCACAAAGGAATTAGTGAACTACATCATGGTGTTAATTGCTTCTGAGTTACCGATGGCAATCCCAACAGATTTTACATTCGTTCAAGCAATGGTTGGAATTATGATTGTTTTAGTGACTTATCAAGTGGCAATGAAGTGTTCAAAGATAAGGCTTGATAAAATTTCATTGAATGAAATTTTGAAATATTAAGTTTGATCTGTAGATAAGAGAATTTTCTTCAGTATAGCTTTTGAATTTATTTTCACTGATGAAAGGCTTCGTTTTATATTCAAAATTAAGACTTTTTATGATATTCTAAAATCAACCTATGCTAAAAGGAAAGGGGTCTCTTAATTTAATGGAGAAAGTATTATTTGACCAGGACACAATTACGCGTTCATTAAAAAGAATTGCACATGAGATTTTAGAAAAAAATGATAACTTAAATGATGTTGTTATTATCGGTATTCGAACACGCGGTTCTTATTTAGCTGAGCGTTTAGTCCGTTTAATTGAAGTTTTTGAAGGTGTTACTGTTCCATTAGGAGAGTTAGATATTACAAAATATCGCGATGATCTAACACGCGAAATGAAAGAAATCATTGTAAACCAAAGTACTGTTCCGATGACTTTAAATGGAAAAACTGTGATTTTAGTAGATGATGTTTTATACACAGGGCGTACGGTTCGTGCGGCATTAGAGGCTGTACTTGAGTATGGTCGTCCTAAAAACATTCAATTAGCGACATTAATCGATCGTGGACATCGAGAACTACCTATTCGTGCCGATTATGTTGGGAAAAATATTCCGACTTCACACAAAGAGGTAGTAAAGGTTTATTTAACAGAATTAGATAAACAGGATGCAGTTGTCTTATCTAAATAAAAAGGTGCCTTAGGCACCTTTTTTAATTTTTCTTACTCCTGTGAATAAATTTTAATAAAATTTCGTATAATGAGTTGAGTTTACGTTGAATAAGGAGATGAATAAATGGCTGAAATACAACCTAAAATCATTGGTTTAATGAATACCAATCTTGAAGATGGTCGAGATTTATTTGACTTTTTAATCAGCAATCAAGAAG of the Turicibacter sp. TJ11 genome contains:
- the pyrR gene encoding bifunctional pyr operon transcriptional regulator/uracil phosphoribosyltransferase PyrR, with product MEKVLFDQDTITRSLKRIAHEILEKNDNLNDVVIIGIRTRGSYLAERLVRLIEVFEGVTVPLGELDITKYRDDLTREMKEIIVNQSTVPMTLNGKTVILVDDVLYTGRTVRAALEAVLEYGRPKNIQLATLIDRGHRELPIRADYVGKNIPTSHKEVVKVYLTELDKQDAVVLSK